The Geotrypetes seraphini chromosome 8, aGeoSer1.1, whole genome shotgun sequence genome includes a region encoding these proteins:
- the LOC117365828 gene encoding neutrophil elastase-like, protein MMKLLWLLSSALWVLCTVYSSQGGILQNWIVGGREAVPNSWPFIASLQIRGLHFCGGSLVAPQFVITAAHCLMDLNPAFVTIVLGAHSLSANEVTRQTFQILQVFENGFNPRSLKNDILVLKLNRAADLNVTVQTVKLPKQNQTVPARTQCVTAGWGQLSTQGRSSDRLQELNVTTTRNRFCRPTNVCTRVIKRQAGICFGDSGGPLVCNGVLHGVSSFIIRTCGSGVDPDFFAQVALFRSFIDSALAS, encoded by the exons ATGATGAAGCTTCTCTGGCTTCTCTCCTCCGCTCTCTGGGTGCTTTGTACAGTTTACTCCAGCCAAGGCG GCATTCTTCAAAACTGGATTGTTGGAGGTAGAGAAGCTGTTCCTAACTCCTGGCCCTTCATCGCTTCCCTGCAGATTCGAGGGCTGCACTTCTGCGGGGGGTCACTTGTAGCCCCCCAGTTCGTGATAACAGCAGCTCACTGCCTTATGGATTT AAATCCTGCATTTGTGACCATTGTGCTGGGGGCCCATTCGCTGTCTGCCAATGAAGTAACGAGACAGACTTTCCAGATCTTGCAGGTCTTTGAGAATGGATTCAACCCTCGATCCTTGAAGAATGACATTCTGGTGTTAAAA CTGAACCGTGCAGCTGATCTGAATGTCACTGTGCAGACCGTGAAACTTCCAAAGCAGAACCAGACAGTCCCAGCACGTACCCAGTGTGTTACAGCAGGTTGGGGCCAGCTATCCACTCAAGGCCGTTCTTCAGACCGACTGCAGGAGCTGAATGTTACAACTACTAGGAATCGTTTTTGCAGACCAACCAATGTCTGCACCCGTGTTATCAAGCGCCAGGCAGGAATCTGTTTT GGTGATTCTGGTGGACCACTGGTTTGTAATGGTGTTCTTCATGGCGTGTCTTCCTTCATCATTCGCACCTGTGGCAGTGGAGTTGACCCAGATTTCTTTGCCCAGGTTGCACTTTTCCGAAGCTTTATCGACAGTGCCCTTGCGAGTTAA